The sequence below is a genomic window from Sphingomonas naphthae.
GCATTGCGCTTGGCTATGCGTTGCCGGGCTTGTTCGCCGTGATCGCGTCGGCCGAAGTCGCACGGGTCAATCTGGTCGTTGCCGTGCTGATCTGGCTGATGATCGTGCCGATGCTGCTCAAGATCGATCTTGGCGCGCTTGGCTCCGTGCGCCGGCATTGGAAGGGCGTCGGCGTCACCCTCTTTATCAACTGGGCGGTGAAGCCGTTTTCCATGGCTCTACTCGGCACCATCTTTCTGGGATGGCTGTTCCGTCCGTTGCTCCCGGCGAGCGACGTCAGTTCCTATATCGCGGGGCTCATCCTGCTGGCGGCGGCGCCCTGCACGGCCATGGTCTTCGTCTGGTCCAATCTGTGCGATGGCGATCCGACCTATACGCTGAGCCAGGTCGCGTTGAACGACATCATCATGGTGTTCGCGTTCGCACCGCTGGTTGGCCTGCTACTGGGCGTGGCTTCGATTGCGGTGCCTTGGGATACACTGCTGATATCGGTGATGCTCTACATCGTCGTCCCGGTGGTCGTCGCGCAGATTGCGCGCCGCATGATGTTGTCGTCAGGCGGTCAGCCCGCGCTCGATCGACTGCTGGCGCTGCTCGGGCCGGTCTCGCTGGTCGCGCTGCTGACGACGCTCATTTTGTTGTTCGGCTTTCAGGGGCAGGCGATCATCGCCCATCCGCTGGTCATTGCGCTGATCGCGGTGCCGATCCTGATCCAGGTCTATTTCAACGCCGGGCTCGCTTATTGGTTGAGCCGACGGTTTGGCGTGGCCTGGTGTGTCGCCGCGCCGGCGGCTTTGATCGGCGCCTCTAACTTTTTCGAACTGGCCGTCGCGGCGGCGATCAGCCTGTTCGGCCTGAACTCCGGCGCCGCG
It includes:
- the arsB gene encoding ACR3 family arsenite efflux transporter, which encodes MTVLDASSSVPAAPAISRFERLLSLWVGICILVGIALGYALPGLFAVIASAEVARVNLVVAVLIWLMIVPMLLKIDLGALGSVRRHWKGVGVTLFINWAVKPFSMALLGTIFLGWLFRPLLPASDVSSYIAGLILLAAAPCTAMVFVWSNLCDGDPTYTLSQVALNDIIMVFAFAPLVGLLLGVASIAVPWDTLLISVMLYIVVPVVVAQIARRMMLSSGGQPALDRLLALLGPVSLVALLTTLILLFGFQGQAIIAHPLVIALIAVPILIQVYFNAGLAYWLSRRFGVAWCVAAPAALIGASNFFELAVAAAISLFGLNSGAALATVVGVLVEVPVMLSVVRIVKATRPWYEHRVAA